In a single window of the Ruminococcus albus 7 = DSM 20455 genome:
- a CDS encoding GGDEF domain-containing protein, with the protein MNDTLYPIMYIEVNLISILLVLVIGRKTAGLSKMVSHRDFVNAICAMISFFVSDTVCVTMTGGLLPFVPIVLLLFKAIYFISTSAMCFFWFIYYEHIQDSSFAKSKRSVFAASCLVWAMAVVVIINISNGVLFYIDENNKYCRGSMFNLLYLLSYPYVMITFIRSILAIFRRENYAKRNMLRKLALFPLAPAASGIVQYFRPEIPVACATLSLATLELYLEWTDRMISVDPLTMLGNRKQMEYFYKQWQEDSDSDTMFVMMADANKFKSINDIYGHVEGDAALVRIANAMRTSCREMNRRANIARFGGDEFVIMVCTDDETVISKLRMRLDECLEQMNTADNSPYELRICVGVAIAKRSSDLEEIIQQADAKLYEEKARLGHVR; encoded by the coding sequence TTGAACGATACTTTGTATCCAATAATGTACATCGAAGTAAACCTTATATCTATATTGTTGGTCCTTGTGATAGGACGTAAGACTGCTGGACTTTCAAAAATGGTCTCACATCGTGATTTTGTAAATGCTATCTGTGCGATGATCTCCTTTTTTGTTTCGGATACAGTGTGTGTTACTATGACCGGAGGTCTCCTGCCTTTTGTGCCTATAGTGCTGCTTTTATTTAAGGCGATCTATTTTATTTCCACTTCTGCCATGTGCTTTTTCTGGTTTATTTATTATGAACATATACAAGACTCGTCATTTGCCAAAAGCAAACGCAGTGTTTTTGCTGCATCCTGCCTTGTTTGGGCTATGGCTGTAGTGGTCATTATAAATATATCCAATGGGGTGCTGTTCTATATTGATGAGAACAATAAGTATTGCAGAGGAAGTATGTTCAATCTGCTGTACCTGCTTTCGTATCCGTATGTGATGATAACTTTTATACGTTCAATTTTAGCTATATTCCGCAGGGAAAACTATGCGAAACGAAATATGCTAAGAAAGCTGGCGCTGTTTCCGCTGGCACCCGCAGCTTCGGGCATAGTTCAGTATTTCAGACCTGAAATTCCTGTAGCCTGTGCGACATTGTCACTGGCTACACTGGAATTATATCTTGAATGGACGGACAGGATGATATCTGTCGATCCTTTGACGATGCTCGGCAACCGCAAGCAGATGGAGTACTTTTACAAACAATGGCAGGAGGACTCCGATTCCGATACGATGTTTGTAATGATGGCAGATGCAAATAAGTTCAAAAGCATCAATGATATATACGGTCATGTTGAAGGCGATGCTGCGCTGGTGCGTATCGCAAATGCTATGCGTACTTCCTGCCGTGAGATGAACAGGAGAGCTAATATCGCCAGATTCGGCGGAGATGAGTTTGTTATAATGGTATGTACCGATGACGAAACGGTGATCTCAAAGCTCAGGATGAGGTTGGATGAATGTCTTGAACAAATGAACACAGCCGATAATTCACCGTATGAACTGAGGATCTGCGTGGGAGTTGCTATCGCAAAGCGAAGCTCGGATCTTGAGGAGATAATACAGCAGGCAGATGCCAAGCTCTATGAAGAAAAAGCAAGACTTGGCCATGTCAGATAA
- a CDS encoding PP2C family protein-serine/threonine phosphatase: protein MRYYIYGYTDKGSVKGKNEDAVLVNKEVVKEGFREAVLDAPFITAVCDGVGGENAGDVASELCLQQLSEVVYTSNTDLKQVLMAIHGKIKKRSTLDKASANMQTTLCALAVDEEGKGLCVNVGDSRLYRYVNGTIRQLTTDQSYVQYMYNKGEIDYVDEIEPEYRSAIISAMGSPQSDPQIEQTPLANEFGAEPDDMIIITSDGLSDHVSENEFEVGLSMDLPISEKLVALAKLAILNGSTDNVSIIGIKPFFDFEELAALTRHDAVGKTVNVMEMLEDHNETEEKDELSDILTIDLDAIIGKGKTQREPEKSYEIASAKVPEPEESEETPIVEAPEPEEPDETPIVEALEPEKPDETPIDEASEPEEPDETPIVEAPEPEEIEETPIVEATEPDEPEETPIVEASEPDEPDETPIVEASEPDEPDETPIVEAPETEESDETSIVEVPEPEEPEETPIVEAPEPEESEEIHNIKEFEPEEHHDMVSREDIELEAHDLFMQAQASLSRLSGLIPKDNKSE, encoded by the coding sequence ATGAGATACTATATATATGGTTATACAGATAAAGGCAGCGTAAAGGGAAAAAATGAGGACGCTGTGCTGGTCAATAAAGAAGTCGTAAAGGAAGGCTTCCGTGAAGCAGTGCTTGATGCACCGTTTATCACGGCGGTCTGTGACGGCGTTGGCGGAGAAAACGCAGGCGACGTTGCTTCGGAGCTGTGCCTGCAGCAGCTTTCAGAGGTGGTGTATACATCAAATACCGATCTTAAACAGGTGCTTATGGCGATCCACGGAAAGATCAAAAAACGCAGCACCCTTGACAAGGCATCGGCTAATATGCAGACGACCCTTTGTGCACTGGCTGTTGACGAGGAAGGCAAAGGGCTTTGTGTGAATGTTGGTGACAGCAGACTTTACAGGTACGTCAACGGTACTATAAGACAGCTGACCACAGATCAGAGCTATGTGCAGTATATGTACAATAAAGGCGAGATCGATTATGTGGATGAGATAGAGCCTGAGTACAGGAGCGCGATTATTTCTGCTATGGGAAGCCCTCAGAGTGATCCGCAGATCGAGCAGACACCACTTGCGAATGAATTCGGAGCAGAGCCTGATGACATGATAATTATAACCTCTGATGGTTTGTCGGATCATGTCAGTGAGAATGAGTTTGAGGTAGGTCTTTCTATGGATCTGCCCATATCTGAGAAACTCGTTGCGCTTGCAAAGCTTGCGATTCTCAATGGCAGTACCGATAATGTATCAATTATAGGTATCAAGCCATTCTTTGATTTTGAAGAACTGGCAGCACTGACAAGGCATGATGCTGTTGGCAAAACTGTTAATGTCATGGAGATGCTGGAAGATCACAATGAAACTGAGGAAAAGGACGAGCTGAGCGATATCCTTACCATAGATCTTGACGCTATAATCGGAAAAGGAAAAACGCAGCGCGAACCCGAAAAATCTTATGAGATAGCATCCGCCAAAGTTCCCGAGCCAGAGGAATCCGAAGAAACACCGATAGTTGAAGCCCCCGAGCCCGAGGAACCCGACGAAACACCGATAGTTGAAGCCCTCGAGCCCGAGAAACCCGACGAAACACCTATAGATGAAGCCTCCGAGCCCGAGGAACCTGACGAAACACCGATAGTTGAAGCCCCCGAGCCCGAGGAAATCGAAGAAACACCGATAGTTGAAGCCACCGAGCCCGATGAACCCGAAGAAACACCGATAGTTGAAGCCTCCGAGCCCGATGAACCCGACGAAACACCGATAGTTGAAGCCTCCGAGCCCGATGAACCCGACGAAACACCGATAGTTGAAGCCCCCGAGACCGAGGAATCCGACGAAACATCGATAGTTGAAGTTCCCGAGCCCGAGGAACCCGAAGAAACACCAATAGTTGAAGCTCCCGAGCCTGAGGAATCCGAAGAAATACACAACATTAAAGAATTCGAACCGGAGGAGCATCATGACATGGTCAGCAGGGAAGATATAGAACTTGAAGCGCACGATCTGTTTATGCAGGCGCAGGCTTCTCTCTCCAGATTATCGGGTCTCATACCAAAGGATAATAAGTCTGAATAA